In a single window of the Thermodesulfobacteriota bacterium genome:
- the rapZ gene encoding RNase adapter RapZ, producing the protein MMDRLLILSGMSGSGKSTAMRALEDVGYYCVDNLPPPLLVNFIDLRSTYLGQMAKAALVIDIREGDFFNHSINMIGELREKGYNFEILFLDSSDEALVKRYKNTRRKHPLSTDGNILEVISRERKILSIVSKIADHLIDTSSLNVHELRALIQDRFGESTNSKIYVTLMSFGTSYGYPHDADIVIDVRFLTNPYFIEHLKDLNGLDKEVIEFVIEQEDTIKFIDKLVDLFEFLIPRYKKEGKTYLTIAVGCTGGKHRSVVMVNEISKRLKQFSPKVSHRDILKN; encoded by the coding sequence ATGATGGATCGTCTTTTGATTTTAAGTGGAATGTCGGGGTCAGGAAAAAGCACAGCTATGAGGGCACTCGAAGACGTTGGCTATTATTGTGTTGATAATCTCCCTCCTCCGCTACTTGTTAACTTTATTGATCTACGTTCTACGTATTTGGGTCAAATGGCAAAAGCCGCCCTCGTGATAGACATAAGAGAAGGGGATTTCTTCAATCATTCCATAAACATGATAGGAGAACTCAGAGAGAAGGGATACAATTTTGAGATACTATTCTTAGATTCTTCAGATGAAGCACTTGTTAAACGGTATAAAAACACCAGGAGAAAACACCCCCTTTCCACAGATGGTAACATACTTGAAGTGATTTCCAGGGAAAGAAAGATACTTTCAATCGTATCCAAGATTGCAGACCACTTAATCGACACGTCTTCTTTAAACGTACATGAATTAAGAGCATTGATTCAAGATAGATTTGGCGAATCGACCAACAGCAAGATTTATGTTACTTTAATGTCATTCGGAACAAGTTATGGTTATCCCCATGACGCAGATATTGTAATAGATGTCAGATTTCTCACAAATCCATATTTCATTGAACACCTAAAAGACTTAAACGGATTAGATAAGGAAGTGATAGAATTCGTCATTGAACAGGAAGATACAATAAAGTTTATTGACAAGTTAGTTGATCTTTTTGAATTCTTGATCCCGAGATACAAAAAGGAAGGTAAAACTTATCTTACAATAGCAGTTGGGTGCACCGGAGGTAAACACAGATCAGTAGTCATGGTTAATGAAATTTCGAAAAGGCTAAAACAGTTTTCCCCAAAGGTGAGTCATAGAGATATACTCAAGAACTAA